A section of the Marinoscillum sp. 108 genome encodes:
- a CDS encoding Gfo/Idh/MocA family oxidoreductase, which translates to MTNINAALLSFGMSGKVFHAPFLHLHPGFTLLGSWERSTKAIADQYPGTHSYDSLEAVLADDRIELVVVNTPTYTHYEYAKAALNAGKHVIVEKAFVGCTAEAVELQALARAQGLKLAVFQNRRWDSDFKTVQNVVRQGLLGDIVEASIDFARYTPQLSPKTHKEKPSAGAGIIKDLGAHVIDQALCLFGMPRSVFADIATTRVDSQVDDYFDILLKYDKMRVHVKGGYFFREPTPSFAFFGTKGTFLKSRADVQEDQLKAGMKPNDPQYGVEPDTEQGLLHTEVEGKVIRENIQTLPGDYKEYYEAVYQSLTSDLPEPVTAQDGVNVMRIIDAAFESAEQGKVIDLV; encoded by the coding sequence ATGACTAACATCAACGCAGCCCTACTTTCGTTTGGCATGTCCGGCAAGGTTTTTCACGCGCCTTTTCTTCACCTGCATCCCGGGTTTACCTTGCTGGGTTCGTGGGAGCGAAGCACGAAGGCCATTGCAGACCAGTATCCAGGCACGCACAGTTATGACAGTTTGGAAGCTGTTCTGGCAGATGATCGTATAGAGCTGGTGGTGGTGAATACACCCACTTATACCCATTACGAATATGCCAAAGCAGCCCTGAATGCCGGGAAGCATGTGATCGTGGAGAAGGCTTTTGTAGGGTGCACTGCAGAGGCCGTGGAGCTACAGGCACTTGCCCGGGCGCAGGGCCTGAAGCTGGCCGTATTTCAGAATCGCCGGTGGGACAGTGACTTCAAGACAGTGCAGAACGTGGTACGGCAGGGTTTGCTGGGAGACATTGTGGAAGCCAGTATTGACTTTGCACGGTATACCCCCCAACTCAGTCCCAAAACTCACAAGGAAAAACCAAGTGCGGGAGCAGGAATCATTAAGGATTTGGGTGCACATGTGATTGATCAGGCATTGTGCCTGTTTGGAATGCCCCGATCCGTTTTTGCCGATATTGCCACTACTCGAGTGGATTCTCAGGTAGACGACTACTTCGATATATTATTGAAATACGACAAAATGCGTGTCCATGTGAAGGGCGGCTATTTTTTCCGGGAGCCCACTCCTTCGTTCGCTTTTTTCGGTACGAAAGGAACGTTTTTGAAATCAAGGGCTGATGTACAGGAAGATCAGCTGAAGGCCGGCATGAAACCCAATGATCCGCAGTATGGAGTGGAGCCCGATACGGAGCAGGGGCTGCTACATACGGAGGTGGAGGGCAAGGTGATCCGTGAGAACATTCAGACCCTCCCGGGGGATTACAAGGAATACTATGAGGCGGTCTACCAGTCACTAACCAGCGATCTGCCCGAGCCCGTCACCGCACAGGATGGGGTGAATGTGATGCGTATCATCGACGCAGCCTTCGAGAGTGCTGAACAGGGGAAAGTGATAGATTTGGTATGA